In one window of Nakamurella alba DNA:
- a CDS encoding acyl carrier protein: MSNEDILAGLGEIVEEVAGVPAADVSADKSFTDDLDIDSLSMVEIAVQAEDKFGVKIPDDELANLKTVGDAVSYIERNKA; this comes from the coding sequence GTGAGCAACGAGGACATCCTTGCCGGACTCGGCGAGATCGTCGAAGAGGTCGCCGGCGTCCCCGCCGCCGACGTCAGCGCCGACAAGTCCTTCACCGACGACCTCGACATCGACTCGCTGTCGATGGTCGAGATCGCCGTCCAGGCCGAGGACAAGTTCGGCGTGAAGATCCCGGACGACGAGCTCGCGAACCTCAAGACCGTGGGCGACGCCGTCTCGTACATCGAGCGCAACAAGGCCTGA
- a CDS encoding beta-ketoacyl-ACP synthase III, whose amino-acid sequence MSPVIAGLTGPTGTRIAGLGHYRPDRVVTNDDLAQTMETNDEWIRTRVGIAERRFAGPDESVASMGAAAGAKALAEAGLSPADIDAVIVATCTLPSQIPHAATQVAGLLGIHAPGAFDINAACAGFCYGLAIASQTVRSGAARNVLLVGAEKLTDWVDPTDRANAIIFADGAGAVVVTGSDTEHIGPVAWGCAEDLTDTIHVKDRNSFIHQEGQSVFRWATTAIAPVAIRAAAQAGVDLAEIDVLVTHQANLRIVEAIAKKLVAAGAKPDLRVAKDIVTTGNTSSASIPIALDRMRAAGEVTSGETVLSVGFGAGLTFAGQVFRCP is encoded by the coding sequence ATGAGCCCCGTGATCGCCGGACTGACCGGCCCCACCGGTACCCGGATCGCCGGGCTGGGCCACTACCGCCCGGACCGTGTCGTCACCAACGACGACCTGGCGCAGACGATGGAGACCAACGACGAGTGGATCCGCACCCGGGTCGGCATCGCCGAGCGACGGTTCGCCGGCCCGGACGAGTCGGTGGCGTCGATGGGGGCCGCGGCCGGCGCGAAGGCGCTGGCCGAGGCCGGTCTCTCCCCTGCCGACATCGACGCGGTCATCGTCGCGACCTGCACGCTGCCCAGTCAGATCCCGCACGCGGCCACCCAGGTCGCCGGGCTGCTAGGGATCCACGCACCGGGCGCGTTCGACATCAATGCCGCCTGTGCCGGGTTCTGCTACGGGCTGGCGATCGCCTCGCAGACCGTGCGTTCCGGCGCGGCGCGCAACGTGCTGCTGGTCGGTGCCGAGAAGCTCACCGACTGGGTGGATCCCACCGACCGGGCGAACGCGATCATCTTCGCCGACGGTGCCGGTGCCGTCGTCGTCACCGGCTCCGACACCGAGCACATCGGACCGGTCGCCTGGGGCTGCGCCGAGGACCTCACCGACACGATCCACGTGAAGGACCGCAACTCCTTCATCCACCAGGAGGGCCAGTCGGTCTTCCGCTGGGCCACCACCGCGATCGCGCCGGTGGCGATCCGCGCCGCCGCCCAGGCCGGGGTGGACCTTGCCGAGATCGACGTGCTGGTGACCCACCAGGCGAACCTGCGCATCGTGGAGGCCATCGCGAAGAAGCTGGTCGCCGCCGGCGCGAAGCCGGACCTGCGGGTGGCCAAGGACATCGTGACCACCGGGAACACCTCCTCCGCGTCGATCCCGATCGCACTGGACCGGATGCGTGCCGCCGGCGAGGTCACCTCCGGCGAGACGGTGCTGTCGGTGGGTTTCGGCGCCGGACTCACCTTCGCCGGCCAGGTGTTCCGCTGCCCGTGA
- a CDS encoding beta-ketoacyl-[acyl-carrier-protein] synthase family protein, which produces MSASDQDVVVTGIGATTPIGGTAPETWQAMLAGTIGVKANTASWVKEFDLPVAIHAPLAVEPTEILPRVEARRLDRCQQVALVAAREAWADAGSPEVDPERLGTVVGTGIGGALTLLGQDDLLETEGLRKVSVMTIPMLMPNGPAAAIGLWSKSRGGVHAPVSACASGAEGMAWAYTMIKAGELDIAIAGGAEACIHQLPVAGFSQMRAMSTRNDDPETASRPFDTGRDGFVLGEGAGIMVLERRDHAVARGAKIYGTLAGIGMSNDAHHITAPEPDGEGGSRAIAKAIRSAGLTKADIGHVNAHATSTPVGDVAESKTILRAIGNHPVVTATKSMTGHMLGGSGAVEAIATVLAVRDGIVPGTRNVIDLDPKIEIDVATENREVALTAAINDSFGFGGHNVALIFTA; this is translated from the coding sequence ATGAGCGCATCGGATCAGGACGTCGTCGTCACCGGTATCGGCGCCACCACCCCCATCGGTGGTACGGCCCCGGAGACCTGGCAGGCGATGCTGGCCGGCACGATCGGTGTCAAGGCCAACACCGCCTCCTGGGTCAAGGAGTTCGACCTGCCCGTCGCGATCCACGCGCCGCTGGCCGTCGAGCCCACCGAGATCCTCCCCCGGGTCGAGGCCCGCCGGCTGGACCGCTGCCAGCAGGTGGCGCTGGTCGCCGCCCGCGAGGCGTGGGCCGACGCCGGCTCGCCCGAGGTGGATCCCGAGCGGCTGGGCACCGTGGTCGGCACCGGCATCGGCGGCGCGCTGACCCTGCTCGGCCAGGACGACCTGCTGGAGACCGAGGGCCTGCGCAAGGTCTCGGTGATGACCATCCCGATGCTGATGCCCAACGGCCCGGCCGCGGCGATCGGCCTCTGGTCGAAGTCCCGCGGCGGCGTGCACGCGCCGGTGTCCGCCTGCGCCTCCGGCGCCGAGGGCATGGCCTGGGCCTACACGATGATCAAGGCCGGCGAGCTGGACATCGCCATCGCCGGCGGCGCCGAGGCCTGCATCCACCAGCTGCCGGTCGCCGGCTTCTCCCAGATGCGCGCCATGAGCACCCGCAACGACGACCCGGAGACGGCGTCCCGCCCGTTCGACACCGGCCGCGACGGGTTCGTGCTCGGTGAGGGTGCCGGGATCATGGTGCTGGAGCGACGCGACCACGCGGTCGCCCGCGGCGCGAAGATCTACGGGACCCTGGCCGGCATCGGCATGTCCAACGACGCGCACCACATCACCGCCCCCGAGCCGGACGGCGAGGGCGGCTCGCGCGCGATCGCCAAGGCCATCCGCTCGGCCGGGCTGACCAAGGCCGACATCGGTCACGTCAACGCGCACGCCACCTCCACCCCGGTCGGCGACGTCGCGGAGAGCAAGACCATCCTGCGGGCCATCGGCAACCACCCGGTGGTCACCGCCACCAAGTCGATGACCGGCCACATGCTCGGCGGCTCCGGCGCGGTCGAGGCGATCGCCACCGTGCTCGCCGTCCGCGACGGGATCGTCCCGGGCACCCGCAACGTCATCGACCTCGACCCGAAGATCGAGATCGACGTGGCCACCGAGAACCGGGAGGTCGCGCTCACCGCCGCGATCAACGACTCGTTCGGTTTCGGCGGGCACAACGTCGCCCTGATCTTCACCGCCTGA